The following coding sequences lie in one Apium graveolens cultivar Ventura chromosome 1, ASM990537v1, whole genome shotgun sequence genomic window:
- the LOC141690815 gene encoding uncharacterized protein LOC141690815, translating to MVKKANGKWRMCIDYTDLNSACPKDPYPFPNIDQLIDATSGHVMLSFMDAYSGNNQIKMNPKDILKTSFITHRMNSEADTLSKLVQNSSDLDCSVYFEELQRPSIESEEVMEIDNNPNWTTPFINYLEKGELPEDKGKAQRLKAKATNFFIEKGILYRQTFSSPILKCIGPGEAQYCLMEVHEGICRDHMSAKALAHKIIRQGYYWPTIHQDAIDFVKNAKNPKSSAM from the exons ATGGTAAAAAAGGCAAAcgggaaatggagaatgtgtatTGACTACACGGACTTAAACAGTGCATGCCCCAAAGATCCTTACCCCTTtccaaatattgatcaattgattgACGCAACATCCGGGCACGTCatgttgagcttcatggatgCCTACTCGGGGaacaaccagatcaagatgaatccCAAGGATATCCTAAAGACATCCTTCATTACCCACAGGATG AATTCAGAAGCTGATACACTATCTAAACTTGTTCAAAACTCATCAGACCtggattgctccgtctacttTGAAGAATTACAGAGACCAAGCATAGAATCTGAAGAGGTCATGGAAATAGATAACAACCCTAATTGGACGACTCCATTTATCAACTACCTGGAGAAGGGAGAGCTCCCGGAAGACAAAGGGAAGGCTCAAAGGTTAAAAGCCAAGGCAACAAAtttttttattgaaaaggggATACTCTATCGCCAGACCTTCTCATCTCCAATCCTAAAGTGCATTGGCCCAGGGGAGGCACAATACTGTTTGATGGAAGTTCACGAAGGGATATGCAGGGATCATATGTCCGCAAAGGCCCTAGCTcacaagatcataagacaagggTACTACTGGCCAACTATTCACCAGGATGCAATAGATTTTGTGAAAAATGCAAAGAATCCTAAATCTTCAGCAATGTGA
- the LOC141660322 gene encoding 3-hydroxyisobutyryl-CoA hydrolase-like protein 1, mitochondrial isoform X1 gives MASSVSAFLRRRCRMSRGSLGMIQSFTRSLNSQTKAAAAVLDDPALNYVIVQGSGNSRTAVLNRPSTLNALNTSMGDRLQKLYEGWENDPNVGFVALKGSGRAFCAGGDIVGLWQLINKGVCYTGNVDWFSS, from the exons ATGGCATCTTCAGTTTCAGCATTTCTGCGGCGGCGTTGTCGCATGAGCAGGGGAAGTTTAGGCATGATTCAAAGCTTTACTAGAAGTCTCAACTCGCAGACCAAAGCTGCTGCTGCTGTTCTTGATGATCCTGCTCTTAACTAT GTGATTGTTCAAGGAAGTGGGAATTCAAGAACTGCTGTTTTAAATAGACCCTCCACTCTTAATGCCCTTAATACTTCAATg GGGGATAGGCTACAAAAGTTGTATGAAGGTTGGGAAAATGACCCGAATGTTGGTTTCGTGGCCTTGAAG GGCAGTGGCAGGGCTTTTTGTGCTGGCGGTGATATTGTTGGTCTATGGCAGCTAATAAATAAAG GTGTTTGCTACACCGGAAACGTTGATTGGTTTTCATCCTGA
- the LOC141660322 gene encoding 3-hydroxyisobutyryl-CoA hydrolase-like protein 1, mitochondrial isoform X2 encodes MASSVSAFLRRRCRMSRGSLGMIQSFTRSLNSQTKAAAAVLDDPALNYVIVQGSGNSRTAVLNRPSTLNALNTSMGDRLQKLYEGWENDPNVGFVALKWQGFLCWR; translated from the exons ATGGCATCTTCAGTTTCAGCATTTCTGCGGCGGCGTTGTCGCATGAGCAGGGGAAGTTTAGGCATGATTCAAAGCTTTACTAGAAGTCTCAACTCGCAGACCAAAGCTGCTGCTGCTGTTCTTGATGATCCTGCTCTTAACTAT GTGATTGTTCAAGGAAGTGGGAATTCAAGAACTGCTGTTTTAAATAGACCCTCCACTCTTAATGCCCTTAATACTTCAATg GGGGATAGGCTACAAAAGTTGTATGAAGGTTGGGAAAATGACCCGAATGTTGGTTTCGTGGCCTTGAAG TGGCAGGGCTTTTTGTGCTGGCGGTGA
- the LOC141660343 gene encoding protein ETHYLENE INSENSITIVE 3-like, whose translation MNLSGNLDFLPSPVRNGGVVPESEHEATRDDDCSDEELDVEELERRMWRDKMLLRRLKEQKGKARFDIAKQNQSPEQARRKQMSRAQDSILKYMFKMMEVCKAQGFVYGIIPENGKPVIGASDNLRAWWKDKVRFDRNGPAAIAKYQAENSIPGKCEDRNSASPAHSLIELQDTTLGSLLSALMQHCDPPQRRFPLEKGIAPPWWPTGNEEWWPQLCITKDHGIPPYKKPHDLKKAWKVGVLTAVIKHMSPNIDKIHKLVRQSKCLQDKLTAKESAAWLSVINHEASLSPKMYPDLCPTNFMVGCSGSYPTCETNDYDVDGVEDIQKIDVEECKPHDARSALPGSRLIVPPFAPFKGELVDRVIEFAPKRKPPSDAPLMAMNQKVYTCVYPQCLYSDSQLGFHYRNSRNNHHVSCPHRIDSSAQLQITDELVKKPAPSNDFAVNLLNNREKMISELMPSYDDHIHQSQNLSNNNLNILGDHNLQQQTFQLDDNLFEQGAVMGGNISEEISIPQDQPMFPSTDSQFGQCKEYDPLIDAILSENPLDFELGSPFNLTTADYTVDSIPKHVDSIPKQDGSFWEGWGSSSDFGLG comes from the coding sequence ATGAATTTATCTGGTAACCTTGATTTCCTCCCATCTCCTGTGAGGAACGGAGGGGTGGTACCAGAATCTGAACATGAAGCAACCAGAGATGATGATTGTAGCGATGAGGAATTGGATGTAGAGGAACTAGAGAGGAGGATGTGGAGAGATAAAATGCTCCTGCGACGGCTTAAAGAGCAGAAAGGCAAGGCGAGGTTTGATATTGCTAAGCAGAATCAGTCCCCGGAGCAAGCACGAAGAAAGCAGATGTCTCGAGCACAAGATAGTATCCTAAAATATATGTTTAAAATGATGGAGGTATGTAAAGCCCAGGGTTTTGTGTATGGTATAATTCCTGAGAATGGAAAACCGGTCATTGGAGCCTCTGACAATCTTCGTGCATGGTGGAAGGATAAAGTTAGATTTGATAGGAATGGACCTGCTGCAATTGCGAAATACCAAGCCGAAAATTCCATTCCAGGAAAGTGTGAAGACCGCAACTCTGCCTCCCCTGCCCACTCTTTGATAGAGCTCCAGGATACTACTTTGGGCTCACTTTTGTCTGCTCTGATGCAGCACTGTGACCCGCCACAGAGGCGTTTTCCATTGGAGAAGGGAATTGCCCCGCCATGGTGGCCTACTGGAAACGAGGAATGGTGGCCTCAGTTATGCATCACGAAAGACCACGGAATTCCTCCATATAAGAAGCCTCATGATCTGAAGAAAGCTTGGAAGGTTGGTGTCTTAACTGCTGTGATCAAACACATGTCTCCCAACATTGACAAGATTCACAAGCTTGTGCGGCAGTCCAAGTGCTTACAGGACAAGCTGACAGCCAAGGAGAGTGCTGCTTGGCTGTCAGTTATTAACCATGAGGCTTCTTTGTCACCAAAGATGTACCCTGATTTGTGCCCCACAAATTTCATGGTTGGTTGCAGTGGCTCATATCCCACATGTGAGACTAATGATTATGATGTTGATGGAGTGGAAGATATCCAGAAGATTGATGTTGAGGAGTGCAAGCCCCACGATGCAAGAAGTGCTCTCCCAGGAAGCAGGCTGATAGTGCCACCTTTTGCTCCATTTAAGGGAGAGCTTGTCGACCGAGTCATCGAGTTTGCACCAAAAAGAAAGCCACCATCTGATGCACCGCTCATGGCCATGAACCAGAAAGTGTATACATGCGTTTATCCGCAGTGCCTGTATAGTGACTCTCAGTTGGGGTTCCATTATAGAAATTCAAGGAACAATCACCATGTCAGTTGCCCACACCGAATTGATTCTTCTGCTCAATTGCAGATAACTGATGAACTGGTGAAAAAGCCGGCTCCTTCTAATGATTTTGCGGTCAACCTTCTGAACAACAGGGAGAAGATGATTTCTGAACTCATGCCTTCTTATGATGACCATATTCATCAGAGTCAGAACCTCAGCAATAATAATCTTAACATTCTAGGAGATCATAATCTACAGCAGCAAACGTTTCAACTGGATGATAACCTTTTTGAACAGGGTGCAGTGATGGGAGGTAACATTTCTGAAGAAATAAGCATTCCCCAGGATCAACCTATGTTCCCATCAACAGATTCCCAGTTTGGTCAGTGTAAAGAATATGATCCACTCATTGATGCCATTCTTAGTGAAAACCCCTTGGACTTCGAGCTTGGTTCGCCATTCAATTTAACGACAGCTGACTACACTGTGGATTCAATTCCAAAGCATGTGGATTCAATTCCAAAGCAGGACGGGTCTTTTTGGGAAGGCTGGGGTAGTTCATCCGACTTTGGACTCGGATAA